A genomic segment from Excalfactoria chinensis isolate bCotChi1 chromosome 15, bCotChi1.hap2, whole genome shotgun sequence encodes:
- the SNPH gene encoding syntaphilin isoform X6 — MLPTAPRPRMEHPQHSTRPSLRPSPPGRDTYGTSSLSSSSNSGSYKGSDSSPTPRRSSKYNLCSDNHGIKPPTPEQYLTPLQQKEVCIRHLKARLKDTQERLQDRDAEIEDLKTQLSRMQEDWIEEECHRVEAQLALKEARKEIKQLKQVIDTVKNNLLEKDKGLQKYFVDINIQNKKLETLLHSMEVAQNGAGLKEEGAAESAGGSPARSLTRSSTYTKLSDQAAGERTAGGSQTISVDEGADSGFAGGDEAPGRPDLLEGGEPCGRLPPSSTYEKLLGLRGGVEAGVQASCMQERAIQTDFAHCQPDLDTLLEKVMKSQACSLGSPTSVWVSEMEDVAPGCEMPNPAGGMDLEPEDGEVPHNPTVQQPPSAGPSVAIAYAPEEDATAEQGCDGTASKSYWSRHFIVDLLAVVVPAVPTVAWLCRSQRRQGQPIYNISSLLRGCCTVALHSIRRMGCRAVSSPNPGGGAQP; from the exons ATGCTGCCCACAGCTCCCCGACCCCGCATGGagcacccccagcacagcacccgTCCGTCTCT GCGCCCCTCGCCCCCCGGGAGGGACACCTACGGCACCTCCtcgctgagcagcagcagcaattctGGCTCCTACAAGGGCAGCGACAGCAGCCCCACCCCAAG GCGTTCTTCCAAATACAACCTGTGCAGTGACAACCATGGCATCAAACCACCCACACCGGAGCAGTACCTGACCCCACTGCAGCAGAAGGAGGTGTGCATCCGACACCTGAAGGCCCGCCTGAAGGACACTCAGGAGCGGCTGCAGGACAG GGATGCTGAGATCGAGGACCTGAAGACGCAGCTGTCGCGGATGCAAGAGGACTGGATCGAGGAGGAGTGCCACCGCGTGGAGGCCCAGCTGGCGCTGAAGGAGGCCCGCAAGGAAATCAAGCAGCTGAAGCAGGTGATCGACACGGTGAAGAACAACCTGCTGGAGAAGGACAAGGGGCTGCAGAAGTACTTCGTCGACATCAACATCCAGAACAAGAAGCTGGAGACGCTGCTGCACAGCATGGAGGTGGCACAGAACGGTGCGGGGCTAAAGGAGGAGGGGGCTGCTGAGTCGGCGGGGGGGTCCCCGGCGAGATCCCTCACCCGCAGCTCCACTTACACCAAGCTGAGCGACCAGGCGGCCGGGGAGCGCACCGCGGGCGGATCGCAGACCATCTCGGTGGACGAAGGGGCCGACAGCGGCTTTGCTGGGGGGGACGAAGCCCCCGGTCGCCCGGACTTGTTAGAAGGGGGAGAGCCCTGCGGGCGGCTGCCCCCCAGCTCCACCTACGAGAagctgctggggctgcggggcggagTGGAGGCGGGCGTGCAGGCCAGCTGCATGCAGGAGCGAGCCATCCAGACGGACTTTGCGCACTGCCAGCCCGACCTGGACACCCTCCTGGAGAAGGTGATGAAATCCCAAGCGTGCAGCTTGGGCAGCCCCACCTCCGTTTGGGTGTCCGAGATGGAAGACGTGGCGCCGGGCTGCGAGATGCCGAACCCCGCCGGGGGAATGGACCTGGAGCCCGAGGACGGGGAGGTGCCACACAACCCCACCGTGCAGCAGCCCCCCAGCGCCGGCCCCTCGGTGGCCATCGCCTACGCGCCCGAGGAGGATGCGACAGCGGAGCAGGGCTGCGACGGCACAGCGTCCAAGAGCTATTGGAGCCGCCACTTCATCGTGGATCTGCTGGCCGTGGTGGTGCCGGCCGTGCCCACGGTGGCGTGGCTGTGCCGCTCGCAGCGCCGCCAGGGCCAACCCATCTACAACATCAGCTCGCTGCTGCGCGGCTGCTGCACCGTGGCCCTGCACTCCATCCGCAGGATGGGCTGCCGCGCCGTCAGCAGCCCCAACCCCGGGGGCGGAGCGCAGCCCTGA
- the SNPH gene encoding syntaphilin isoform X2: MLPTAPRPRMEHPQHSTRPSLRGLYGRSGFASFFKSSAPSATRPETQPLLPASRRPSPPGRDTYGTSSLSSSSNSGSYKGSDSSPTPRRSSKYNLCSDNHGIKPPTPEQYLTPLQQKEVCIRHLKARLKDTQERLQDRDAEIEDLKTQLSRMQEDWIEEECHRVEAQLALKEARKEIKQLKQVIDTVKNNLLEKDKGLQKYFVDINIQNKKLETLLHSMEVAQNGAGLKEEGAAESAGGSPARSLTRSSTYTKLSDQAAGERTAGGSQTISVDEGADSGFAGGDEAPGRPDLLEGGEPCGRLPPSSTYEKLLGLRGGVEAGVQASCMQERAIQTDFAHCQPDLDTLLEKVMKSQACSLGSPTSVWVSEMEDVAPGCEMPNPAGGMDLEPEDGEVPHNPTVQQPPSAGPSVAIAYAPEEDATAEQGCDGTASKSYWSRHFIVDLLAVVVPAVPTVAWLCRSQRRQGQPIYNISSLLRGCCTVALHSIRRMGCRAVSSPNPGGGAQP; the protein is encoded by the exons ATGCTGCCCACAGCTCCCCGACCCCGCATGGagcacccccagcacagcacccgTCCGTCTCT TCGCGGGCTTTATGGACGGAGTGGTTTTGCCTCCTTCTTTAAGTCGTCAGCGCCCTCAGCCACTCGGCCTGAGACACAGCCTCTTCTCCCTGCCTCCAGGCGCCCCTCGCCCCCCGGGAGGGACACCTACGGCACCTCCtcgctgagcagcagcagcaattctGGCTCCTACAAGGGCAGCGACAGCAGCCCCACCCCAAG GCGTTCTTCCAAATACAACCTGTGCAGTGACAACCATGGCATCAAACCACCCACACCGGAGCAGTACCTGACCCCACTGCAGCAGAAGGAGGTGTGCATCCGACACCTGAAGGCCCGCCTGAAGGACACTCAGGAGCGGCTGCAGGACAG GGATGCTGAGATCGAGGACCTGAAGACGCAGCTGTCGCGGATGCAAGAGGACTGGATCGAGGAGGAGTGCCACCGCGTGGAGGCCCAGCTGGCGCTGAAGGAGGCCCGCAAGGAAATCAAGCAGCTGAAGCAGGTGATCGACACGGTGAAGAACAACCTGCTGGAGAAGGACAAGGGGCTGCAGAAGTACTTCGTCGACATCAACATCCAGAACAAGAAGCTGGAGACGCTGCTGCACAGCATGGAGGTGGCACAGAACGGTGCGGGGCTAAAGGAGGAGGGGGCTGCTGAGTCGGCGGGGGGGTCCCCGGCGAGATCCCTCACCCGCAGCTCCACTTACACCAAGCTGAGCGACCAGGCGGCCGGGGAGCGCACCGCGGGCGGATCGCAGACCATCTCGGTGGACGAAGGGGCCGACAGCGGCTTTGCTGGGGGGGACGAAGCCCCCGGTCGCCCGGACTTGTTAGAAGGGGGAGAGCCCTGCGGGCGGCTGCCCCCCAGCTCCACCTACGAGAagctgctggggctgcggggcggagTGGAGGCGGGCGTGCAGGCCAGCTGCATGCAGGAGCGAGCCATCCAGACGGACTTTGCGCACTGCCAGCCCGACCTGGACACCCTCCTGGAGAAGGTGATGAAATCCCAAGCGTGCAGCTTGGGCAGCCCCACCTCCGTTTGGGTGTCCGAGATGGAAGACGTGGCGCCGGGCTGCGAGATGCCGAACCCCGCCGGGGGAATGGACCTGGAGCCCGAGGACGGGGAGGTGCCACACAACCCCACCGTGCAGCAGCCCCCCAGCGCCGGCCCCTCGGTGGCCATCGCCTACGCGCCCGAGGAGGATGCGACAGCGGAGCAGGGCTGCGACGGCACAGCGTCCAAGAGCTATTGGAGCCGCCACTTCATCGTGGATCTGCTGGCCGTGGTGGTGCCGGCCGTGCCCACGGTGGCGTGGCTGTGCCGCTCGCAGCGCCGCCAGGGCCAACCCATCTACAACATCAGCTCGCTGCTGCGCGGCTGCTGCACCGTGGCCCTGCACTCCATCCGCAGGATGGGCTGCCGCGCCGTCAGCAGCCCCAACCCCGGGGGCGGAGCGCAGCCCTGA